From a single Nostoc edaphicum CCNP1411 genomic region:
- a CDS encoding SPFH domain-containing protein, with protein sequence MEPIIAIVLALIGYALGSAKLINQGNEALVERLGRYHRKLKPGLNFIVPLVDQIVMEDTTREQFTDIKPQNVITQDNIYVEVDAIVYWRIRDIEKSFYAIEDLQGALTQLTTTTLREIIAQNTLEQTNVSRAEMDAAILDQLNNITADWGVEILRLDIQRITLPESVRKSREEEQAAVIKKRALITEAEGEKEAAIKKAEGTMASVQIISQALRANPDSRDILRYLVAQDYVDASQKLGESNNAKIVFVDPANSSEMFQELIAESVTQEGNGKKNEER encoded by the coding sequence ATGGAGCCAATTATTGCTATAGTTTTAGCCCTTATAGGTTATGCATTAGGTTCTGCAAAACTGATTAATCAAGGAAATGAAGCCCTAGTCGAACGCTTGGGGCGGTATCATCGGAAACTTAAGCCGGGGCTGAATTTTATCGTTCCCTTGGTCGATCAGATTGTGATGGAAGATACTACACGAGAGCAGTTTACAGACATTAAACCTCAAAATGTGATCACCCAAGATAATATTTACGTCGAAGTGGACGCTATTGTGTACTGGCGCATCAGAGATATTGAGAAAAGCTTTTACGCTATTGAGGATCTGCAAGGAGCATTGACACAGCTGACCACAACCACACTCCGGGAAATTATTGCTCAGAATACCTTAGAACAGACCAACGTCTCCAGAGCGGAGATGGACGCAGCTATCTTAGACCAGTTGAATAATATAACGGCAGATTGGGGAGTTGAAATTCTCCGGTTAGATATTCAGAGAATTACTCTACCTGAGAGTGTACGAAAGTCTAGAGAAGAGGAGCAAGCCGCCGTCATCAAAAAACGGGCGTTGATTACTGAAGCAGAAGGAGAAAAAGAAGCTGCCATCAAAAAAGCAGAAGGAACTATGGCTTCAGTGCAAATTATTTCTCAAGCTCTCCGTGCTAATCCAGATAGTAGGGACATTTTGCGGTATCTAGTGGCTCAAGATTACGTAGATGCTAGCCAAAAACTTGGTGAGAGCAATAATGCCAAAATTGTCTTTGTAGACCCAGCTAACTCAAGTGAAATGTTTCAGGAATTGATAGCCGAGTCAGTAACTCAAGAAGGTAACGGCAAAAAAAACGAAGAACGATAA
- the folP gene encoding dihydropteroate synthase: MPRNLIIRGRCFDWGQRTYLMGILNVTPDSFSDGGEFNTTSAALVQAQALVTAGADMIDVGGQSTRPGAKQITLAEELDRVLSVLQVIRPEISVPISVDTTRAAVARASVEAGADMINDISGGTFDSEMLPTVAELGVPMILMHIRGTPQTMQQQTDYQDLLTEIYSFLARQIEAATTAGIDLDKIIIDPGIGFAKNYEQNLEIFRDLRSLTKLNCPILVGASRKSFIGRILNQPDPKARVWGTAAACCAAIFNGADILRVHDVQEMHDVSLVADALLRQATQRDC, translated from the coding sequence ATGCCAAGGAACTTGATAATTCGAGGACGCTGTTTCGATTGGGGACAGCGGACTTATTTGATGGGTATTTTGAATGTGACGCCTGATAGCTTTAGCGATGGGGGTGAGTTTAATACTACCTCTGCTGCTTTAGTACAGGCGCAAGCACTGGTGACTGCTGGTGCTGACATGATTGATGTGGGCGGTCAATCGACTCGACCAGGAGCAAAGCAAATAACTCTGGCGGAGGAACTTGACCGGGTTCTATCGGTGCTACAAGTAATAAGACCAGAAATTTCAGTCCCGATTTCTGTAGATACTACTCGTGCTGCTGTAGCTAGGGCATCTGTAGAAGCTGGAGCGGATATGATTAATGATATTTCTGGCGGCACTTTTGACTCAGAAATGTTGCCAACAGTTGCAGAGTTAGGTGTGCCGATGATTTTAATGCATATCCGGGGAACACCACAGACAATGCAACAACAGACTGATTATCAAGATTTACTCACAGAAATTTATAGTTTTTTGGCTCGGCAAATTGAGGCAGCAACGACTGCGGGCATTGATCTGGATAAAATTATTATTGATCCTGGTATTGGTTTTGCTAAAAACTATGAGCAAAATTTAGAAATTTTTCGCGATTTGCGATCGCTAACAAAACTCAACTGCCCTATCTTGGTAGGAGCATCCCGTAAAAGTTTCATTGGTCGCATTTTAAATCAACCAGATCCCAAAGCACGAGTTTGGGGAACGGCAGCAGCTTGTTGTGCTGCTATTTTTAATGGCGCTGATATCCTCCGAGTTCACGATGTTCAAGAAATGCACGATGTTTCACTAGTAGCGGATGCCCTATTGAGACAAGCTACACAGCGTGATTGTTAG
- the tpiA gene encoding triose-phosphate isomerase has translation MRKIVIAGNWKMYKTQAETQEFLRGFLPHLEETPQGREVILCPPFTDLSVLSKTLHGSLIQLGAQNVHWEEFGAYTGEISGPMLTESGVRFVIVGHSERRQYFGETDATVNLRLRTAQRFGLTPILCVGETKQQRDAGETESLIALQLDKGLVDIDQSNLVIAYEPIWAIGTGETCEAAEANRIIGLIRSQLTNPNVSIQYGGSVKPNNIDEIMAQPEIDGVLVGGASLEAESFARIVNFQSV, from the coding sequence GTGCGGAAAATCGTTATTGCCGGCAACTGGAAAATGTACAAAACTCAGGCAGAAACCCAAGAGTTTCTCCGAGGATTTCTGCCCCACTTAGAGGAAACCCCCCAAGGGCGAGAAGTGATATTGTGCCCTCCTTTCACTGATTTAAGCGTTTTGTCCAAGACTTTGCACGGTAGCCTCATCCAACTGGGGGCACAAAATGTCCACTGGGAAGAATTTGGAGCCTATACGGGTGAGATTTCTGGCCCAATGCTGACAGAAAGTGGTGTGCGCTTTGTGATTGTCGGTCATAGCGAACGACGTCAATACTTTGGGGAAACGGACGCCACCGTTAATCTGCGCCTCCGAACTGCTCAAAGGTTTGGTTTGACTCCAATTCTCTGTGTTGGGGAAACTAAACAACAACGAGATGCGGGAGAAACTGAATCACTGATTGCTCTCCAACTCGACAAAGGCTTGGTAGATATTGATCAGAGTAATTTGGTAATTGCCTACGAACCAATTTGGGCGATTGGTACTGGTGAAACTTGTGAAGCAGCGGAAGCTAATCGAATAATTGGCTTAATTCGTAGCCAATTGACTAATCCAAATGTATCAATTCAATATGGCGGCTCAGTCAAGCCGAATAATATCGATGAAATCATGGCTCAACCAGAAATTGATGGCGTTTTAGTGGGAGGAGCAAGTTTAGAAGCTGAGAGTTTCGCTCGGATTGTGAATTTTCAGTCAGTGTAA
- a CDS encoding GTP-binding protein, with amino-acid sequence MTSTLPMPEPHQSDSANTDPNSLSWEEELDSAIFSFEDIQTELNYKQAQTALRNLVANLDLTPQEKNGLETEIAELETMLGKLDRMVVQIAAFGMVGRGKSSLLNSLVGQTVFETGPLHGVTRAAQTVNWSISEEIIGETERALRVTLPGVGQSQVELIDTPGLDEVNGATRAALAEQIAKQADLILFVISGDMTKLEYTALSQLREAGKPIILVFNKVDQYPEADRMAIYHKIRDERVRELLTPLEIVMAAASPLVKTAIRRPDGTRGIQLRTGNAQIEELKLKILEILHREGKALVALNTMLYADVVNEQLVERKLMIREQNANQLIWKAVMTKALAIALNPVTVVDILSSVVIDIALILGLSKLYGFSMTEAGAVQLLQKIALSMGGIGASELLANLGLSGLKTLLGISATATGGIALGPYLSVAITQGGVAGVSSYGIGQVTKVYLANGATWGPDGPKAVINRILTNLDETSILNRIKDELLYKVKLKK; translated from the coding sequence ATGACTTCGACATTGCCTATGCCTGAACCTCATCAAAGCGATTCCGCTAACACTGACCCCAATTCTCTCAGTTGGGAGGAAGAACTAGATAGTGCCATTTTCAGTTTTGAGGACATTCAGACAGAACTGAATTATAAACAAGCACAAACGGCGCTACGAAATTTGGTAGCCAATCTCGACCTCACCCCCCAAGAAAAAAACGGGTTAGAGACGGAAATTGCTGAGTTGGAAACCATGCTGGGAAAGTTAGACCGGATGGTGGTGCAGATTGCGGCTTTTGGCATGGTGGGACGTGGGAAATCTTCGCTACTCAATTCTTTGGTTGGGCAAACGGTATTTGAAACTGGGCCGTTGCACGGTGTCACCCGTGCTGCACAAACAGTTAATTGGAGTATTAGCGAGGAAATAATTGGGGAAACTGAACGTGCTTTGCGAGTCACTCTCCCTGGTGTAGGTCAATCGCAGGTGGAATTAATTGACACTCCTGGGTTAGACGAAGTAAATGGTGCAACCCGTGCCGCCTTAGCTGAACAGATTGCCAAACAAGCGGATTTGATTCTGTTTGTGATATCTGGCGATATGACAAAGCTAGAATACACCGCCCTTTCTCAGTTGCGGGAAGCAGGTAAACCGATCATTTTGGTGTTTAACAAAGTAGACCAGTATCCAGAAGCAGACCGGATGGCAATTTATCACAAAATCCGGGATGAAAGGGTGCGGGAATTACTTACACCTTTAGAAATTGTCATGGCTGCGGCATCGCCATTGGTAAAGACGGCGATTCGTCGCCCTGATGGTACGAGGGGTATACAGTTGCGTACAGGGAATGCCCAAATAGAGGAACTGAAGCTGAAAATTTTGGAAATTCTGCATCGTGAGGGTAAAGCCTTAGTTGCTCTTAACACCATGCTTTATGCAGATGTTGTCAATGAGCAATTGGTTGAGCGAAAACTGATGATTCGGGAGCAGAATGCCAATCAGTTGATTTGGAAGGCTGTGATGACTAAAGCATTAGCGATCGCACTTAATCCCGTAACTGTGGTAGATATTCTGAGTAGTGTGGTCATTGATATTGCTCTAATTTTAGGTTTATCTAAACTCTATGGCTTCTCAATGACCGAAGCCGGCGCTGTACAACTGCTACAAAAAATCGCCCTGAGTATGGGCGGCATCGGTGCGAGTGAATTGTTAGCAAATTTGGGCTTGAGTGGATTAAAAACTTTACTTGGGATCTCTGCAACAGCTACAGGTGGCATTGCGCTAGGCCCTTATCTATCGGTGGCAATTACCCAAGGAGGAGTAGCTGGTGTTTCTTCTTACGGGATTGGACAAGTTACCAAAGTTTATTTAGCCAATGGCGCAACTTGGGGGCCTGATGGGCCGAAAGCAGTAATTAATCGGATTTTGACAAACCTGGATGAGACTTCAATTCTCAACCGGATTAAAGATGAATTACTCTACAAGGTAAAACTCAAAAAGTGA